In Natrinema amylolyticum, the DNA window ATCGTACCCGCCAAATGACGGTCATCGCGCTCCCGCTCAGCCGAGCGGATCGACGACCGGTCTCCGAGAGCGCGACCACCCCGACGGAAATACGCCATATAATGGCTGCACGACTGAACGCGAGCGTTCGTGTCGTCTCTCCGTTCAGTACGCGTTGTCTCCGTGCTGGTGACCACGGAGGCAGACACACTCTTGATCGGTCCGCGCCGCGACCGCGACCCCTCCTCCCCTCGCGGCGAACGCCGGTGATCAGCGGCGATCCCGTCGGCGCGGACCGACTCTCCGTTCCTCCTCTCCGCTCGCCGCCGAGCCGACGGACCGACCGCTCGAGCGATCGCGAATCGGGGAAAACGGTATGTGATCGCCCGACACAGCACGTAGCATGCGAGTTCGTATCGCGGCTGGAGCCGACGACGACGAGGCGACGGCGATCGCGGCCGCCCTCGCGGAGCACGTCGGCGAGACGGTCGAGGTGTACCGCGGCGACGAGTCGGAACCGACGGCGGTACACGAAATCGGGGCAGAGTCCGATCTGCCGGCCGACGGCGGGTCGGCCACCGGTCCTGACGGGGGTGACGACAGAGACGACGGCGAACTTGGGCCGACCGAGCGCGAGCAGCGACTGCGAGACGAGATCGCGGACATCCTCGAGGGCGGCCCCGAGAAGTACAGGGAGCAACTGCCCGAGCAGGGGAAGCTGTTCGTCCGCGATCGGCTCGAGCTGTGGTTTTCCGGCGAGGACAGCGAGTTACGTTTCGAGGACGGGAAGTTCGCGGCGTTCGACGACTGGCATCCGAGCGGGGCGGACGCGGACGAGGAGACCGACGACCGGCTGCCGGCGGACGGGCTCATCACGGCCGCGGCGACCTTCGAGGGGCGGGACGTCCACGTCATGGCCAACGACTACACGGTCAAGCGCGGCAGTATGGCCGCCAAGGGCGTCGAGAAGTTCCTCCGAATGCAACAGCGCGCGCTCAAGACGGGGAACCCAGTGTTCTATCTGATGGACTCATCGGGCGGCCGGATCGACCAGCAGACGGGCTTTTTCGCCAATCGGGAGGGGATCGGGAAGTACTACTACAACCACTCGATGCTCTCCGGGCGGGTGCCACAGATCTGCGTCCTCTACGGTCCGAGCATCGCCGGAGCGGCCTACACGCCGGTCTTCGCGGACTTCACGATCATGGTCGAGGGGATGTCCGCGATGGCGATCGCCTCCCCGCGGATGGTCCGAATGGTCACCGGCGAGGACGTCGATCTGCAGGAACTCGGCGGGCCGCAGGTCCACATGCGCGAATCGGGGTCGGCGGACCTGATCGCCGAGGACGAGGAACACGCCCGCGAGCTCGTGGCACAACTCGTCACGTATCTGCCGGACAACGCCGACGAGAAGCCGCCACAACGGGAGCCGACGGCCCCCGCCAAGTCCCCCGAGGGGATCGACGCCATCGTTCCCCAGCGACCGAACAAGGGGTACGACATGACCGACGTCATCGATCGGATCGTCGACGACGGCTCCTACTTCGAGTTACGGCCCGATTACGGGCCGGAGATCGTCACGGCCTACGCTCGAATCGGCGGTCGTCCGATCGGCATCGTCGCCAATCAGCCCGCCCACCGCGCCGGTGCGATCTTCCCCGACGCGGCCGAGAAGGCCGCGGAGTTCATCTGGAAGTCGGACGCGTTCAACATCCCCTTACTCTACCTCTGTGACACGCCCGGTTTCATGGCCGGATCTCAAGTCGAGAGAGACGGCATCCTGGAGCAAGGGAAGAAGATGATCTACGCGACCTCCTCGGCGACGGTCCCGAAACAGACCGTCGTCGTCCGCAAGGCCTACGGCGCGGGCATCTACGCGATGGGCGGCCCCGCCTACGACCCCGAGAGCGTCATCGGACTCCCGTCGGGCGAGATCGCGATCATGGGCCCCGAGGCGGCGATCAACGCCGTCTACGCGCGCAAACTCTCGGAGGTCGACGACCCCGAGGAGCGCGAACGGATGGAACGGGAACTCCGCGAAGAGTACCGTGAGGACATCGATATCCACCGGATGGCCAGCGAGGTCGTCATCGACGAGATCGTCCCGCCGAGCACGCTGCGCGAAGAACTGGCCGCCCGATTCGACTTCTACGAAGACGTCGAGAAGTCGCTTCCGGACAAGAAACACGGCACGATCCTCTGAGCGGCCGCCGCCGTCTTTCGCGCCGTCGTCGGCACCGTATCGCGCCGTCGTCTGCACCGTATCGCGCCGTCGTCTGCACCGGATCGTACCGTCGTCTGCACCGTATCGCTCGAGCCGAGCGACCGTTCCGGAAGTTATGAGCACTTACTCGCGACGGGGATCGTCCTACGCCTGCCATAACAATACCTCGCCTGGGCGAACCGATGCGTGCTCCCAGGGGCACGACGATCCGGTTCGACTCCGGCGGGGAGCCTATGAGTTCCGAGGGCGCGTTCCTGCGCCACCGCCTCCCGGGCGACGTCACGCCGGTCGACCTCGAGCGACTGCTCTGGGGGGTCGTCCTCCTGGCGCTGGCCGCCGACGTCGTGACGACGTTCGTCGGCCTCCACGTCGGACTCTCCGAGTCGAACCCGGCGGCTCGCGGAGCGATCGAGAGCCACGGGCTGGCCGGGATGCTCGCGCTGAAGGCGTTCGCGATCGGCGTCGGGCTCGTCTGTCGGCTCCTCCTCGAGCGGGAGTACCGCCCGATCGTTCCGGCCGGACTCGCGGTGCCGTGGCTGGCCGCTGCGATCCTCAACGTCTACACGATCTCGAGCGTTCTCTGACCGTCGTTCCCTCTCGAGGATCGGATCTCCGTCCATCCGATCGGCCGGCCGCTCGAAGTCGGTGCTCTCATCAGTGAATTTATCACTGTAATGAGTAACCATAGCTATATGACAAGTGATCGAACCGTGTCGAGACGACGGTGGCTCCGAGGCTGCGGGTCGCTCAGCGTCGTCGGACTGGCGGGCTGTCTCAGCGATTCCACCGACGGCTCCGATTCCCCCGAAGAATCGGACCGCGAACCGGCGGACATCGACTTCCCACCGGGGCTGAGCGATGCCGGTATCGACGATGCGGAGATGCTGTTCGACGCCCACAGTGATGTAGTGACGTCGACGTCGTTCGCCAGCGAGTACACGGCTCGGACTCGATGGACGGACGAATCGACCGAGCAGTGGAGGACGGTGTCCTCCGAGTCGTTCGCCGTCCGAGCCGAGCCCGACGCGGAGCGCGTCGAAAAGATCGCGGACGACGGCCGGGCCGGGCGGGAAACGGACCACCGAATATACATCGACGGCGATCGCGGCGCGACGAGCGACGACGGCCGGCTGACCCACCGTACCGCCGCGGGGGTTCTCGAGATGTCACTCGAGACGATCGGCCATTGGGTACGGAACGTAGACGGCGACTACGACGGTCCGGAGACGATCGAGGCGGGGTCCGTCCACGCGGTTCAAGTGACGGAGATAGACACGCAGCGGCCCCGCGGTGACTCGATCGACGAGACGGGGACGATCCTCGTCGGCGAAGACGGTCGAATCCATCGCTTTCGAATACGCAAAACGGTGGAGCGAGCGGACGAACGCGCCGCACTCGAGGTCGAGTTCGAGTACGACGGGTTCGGAGCGACGACCGTCGACGAACCCGAGTGGGTCGACGATCTCGAGGACACGGGCCACGAACGCGTCGAAATCGAGCCCGGAACGCGGATCGAGCTGAGCGCACAGACCGTCGCCTGGGTCGGCGTCGCACCGGCGGGGATCGCGGACCTCGAGAACCCGACGCTCGTCCTCGAGTCGGGCGAATCGTACGAGATCGGCTGGTCCGAGGGGAACGGGATGCCGCACAACATTCAGCTCAGAGACGGGAACGGGGACGTCGTCGACGACCACGAAACCGACGTAGTCACCGAGTCAGCCGCGGGACAGTGGATCGAATTCACCGCGAGCGAGGAGCTAGCGGCGTACGCCTGTGAACCGCACCAGTCCACGATGAACGGCGATATCGAGGTCCGCTGATCGGTGCGTCGGTTAGGGGTTGCGTTCGTGGGCGCGTCGGTTACGGGTTGCGCTCGAGGGCGCGTCAGTTACGAACTCTGCTCGAGAACCCGCCGCCATTCCCGGACCTCGGTGAGGACGGCTTCCCACTGGTCGCGTCCGCCCAGAATCTCGCTGCCGGTCAGTCGGTCGCGCTCGGCCTCGAGTCGGTCGCGAATCTCACCCGGATTCTCGATATTCCGAAAGCGGAGCGTCCGGCCGCCCGCGGTCTCGATCGTGACGGTGCCGTAGCCGACGTATCGACCGATCGGATCCTGTTCGACGGTCGTGTTCTGGATCCGCTCGAGGGAGACGATCCGGACGGTTCGCCCGAGGACACCGCGTCGCGTCGCAGCGATCCCGTTGGTGACGACGAACGCCGTTCGCGAGACGCGAGCGTACTGCCACAGCGCCGGTGCGACGACGGCCGGAATGCCGGCGAGCGCGAGGACCGGCAGCACCGCGACGGCGACGGCGGCCAGGAGGACCACCGTTCCGACGACGGCGACGGCGGCCCACGGGAGGACGGTCTGGATCCGCGGCCCCGCCTGCCAGCGGACGCGGTCGCCCTCCTCGAGCGGGAGCCACGGCGGGACGGACGCGGACGAATCGTCGCGTTGCGGCGTGCTGTCGGCGCTCGCTTCCGATTCCGCGTCGGGCTCAGACGGACTGGTCTCTGTCATACTCGTAGTGGTGGTCGTCGCTCCCCCGAACGGTCGACCCGGTCTCGGTGGTGGACTGACCGCTACTATCGCCGTCACTGTTACCGTCACCGCCGTCGACGGCCGTCCGAATCGCCCGCAGTTCAGTGAGGATCTCCTCGAGGACGTCGTCTTTCGTCCGGTCGTCACCGGACTCGCCGCGCTCGCGTTTGAGTCGGTCGCTGATGCGCTGTTGGACGCCCCGCGGATCGGGAACCGATTTGAACGCCATCTCGACGCCGGAGCCGCCGGCGGTACTGACCTCGACGGTGCCGTAGCCGAAGTGGGCCCCCAGCGCGCTCTGGCTGTAGGAGATGTCCTGAACCTTCCCGTGCTCGATCCGCTTGACGTCCCGCGAGAGCACGCCCGTCTTCGCGTACAGCGCGCGGTTCGTCACGACGTAGTGGGTGTTCGTCACGCGGAGGTACTCGCTGGCGATGATGAGGAGTCCGATCAGGACGATCGAGAGCGGGAGTCCGATTACGAACGCCGGGATGAGTGTGCGTCGATCCGGGCCGCCGGCCCAGATTACTGTCTCGTCGTCGTCCAGCGAGAGCCACTCGAGGTCCCCCTCGGCGGCTCCCGCTGCGGAGTCGGTGGCCATCGCGATCACGCCCCGTCTCCGTCGGCGGCAGCGTGTTCGCGTTTCAGCGAGAGGACGGTCCGGTCGAACTCGCAGACGAGCGGTTCGTCCGGGTTGTCGGACTCGTCCGACGAAGCCTCGTTCGCGTCGCTCTCGGAACGGTCGTTGACTCTGAACGCCTCGACGTGCATGGTGACGATCCCGCGCTCGCCGTCGCTGGTCTCGCGTTTGTCAGTGACCGTCGACTGCGCTCGGATCGTGTCGCCGTGGAAGACCGGATTCGGGTGCTCGACGTCGTCGTAGGAGAGGTTCGCGACGATCGTCCCGTCGGTCGTCTCCGGAATCGAGATTCCGACCGCGAGCGACATCGTGTAGAGGCCGTTGACCAGGCGCTCGCCGAACTCAGTGTCGGCCGCGAACTCTGCGTCGAGGTGCAGCGGCTGCTGATTCATCGTCATATCACAGAAGCGCTGGTTGTCGCTCTCGGAGATCGTCCGCCGACGCTCGTGTTCGATTGTCTCGCCGACGTCGAACTCCTCGTAGTACAGTCCCGTCATGCGTTCGAAATCACGCAGATCCTACAAAAGCATGGCGTCGTTCCGGACTCGAGACGCGCACTGGTGACTGACCTCGATCAGACTTCCCGATCCGGGAAATCGCGCGATCCGAGTCGCGCTACCGGTTTCGATTTCGGCTCGGTCGGTTACCCGCATTCTGCACCGGTAGCCGCCTCGTGTTCCTCACTCGACCATCTCGGTCTCGTCGCCGGCGTCCTGCTGGACCCAGATCGTCTTCGTGTTGACGAACTCGCGGATGCCGTGCTTCGAGAGTTCCCGTCCGTAGCCCGAGTCCTTCACACCGCCGAAGGGGAGTCGGGGATCGGACTTGACGAGTTCGTTGACGAACGCCAGCCCGGACTCGAACTGGCGGGCGACCCGCTCGCCGCGCTCTAAGTCCTCGGTCCAGACGCTCGCGCCGAGCCCGAAGCGGGTGTCGTTGGCCTTCTCGATCGCGGCTTCCTCGTCGGGTACCCGGAAGACCGTCGCGACGGGACCGAAGAGTTCCTCCTGATCGGCGGGCGCGTTTTCGGGAACGTCCGTGATCACCGTCGGCGGATAGAACGCGCCGTCGCGGTCCATCGGCTCGCCGCCGAGTTCAATCTCGCCGCCCTGATCGACCGTTTCTTCGACCTGCTCGTGGAGCTCCTCCATGAGGTCCTCGCGGGCCTGCGGGCCGATGTCGGTGCCCTCGTCCATCGGATCGCCGACGGTCTGGGCCTCCATTTCGTCGACGAACCGGTCGACGAACTCGTCGTAGACGTCGTCGACCACGATGAATCGCTTGGCCGCGATACAGGACTGGCCGTTGTTGATGAGCCGCGCCTGGACTGCCGTCTCGACCGTCTCGTCCATCGGCGCGTCCTCGAGCACGACGAACGGGTCGCTCCCGCCTAACTCGAGGACGTTCTTCTTGAGTTGGCTGCCCGCAGTCTCGGCGACGGATCGGCCCGCGCCGTCGCTGCCGGTGATAGTGACCGCGGAGATGCGCTCGTCTTCGATCACCTCGTCGATCTCGCTGGAACTGATCAGGAGGGAGGTGAACGCGCCCTCGGGGAACCCCGCCTGCTCGAAGACGTCTTCGATGGCCCGCGCACAGCCGGGCACGTTCGAAGCGTGTTTCAGCAGGCCGACGTTGCCCGCGGCGAGGTTGGGGGCCGCGAAGCGAAACACCTGCCAGAACGGGAAGTTCCAGGGCATGATCGCCAGCACCGGGCCGAGCGGCTGGTAGGCGACGACGGTACGGGCGCTCTCGTCGCTCGCGACGACCTCGTCCTGGAGGTGTTCGGCGGCGGTCTCGGCGTAGTAGTCACAGACCCACGCGCATTTCTCGACCTCGTCGTAGGCCTGCCCGATCGGCTTCCCCATCTCCTCGGTCATCAGGTGGGCGTAGTCGTCCTCGTTTTCCCGCAAAACGTCGGCCGCCTTCGCCAGGAGTCGCTGCCGCGTCTCGATCGGCGTCTCGCTCCACTCCGCGAAGGTCTCGGTCGCTCGCGCTATGTGTTCGTCTCGCTCCTCGTCAGACGTCTCTTCGAAGCTGTCGACCACGTCTCCCGTCGCCGGATTCGTACTCTCGATAGACACGCGGGAACCGACCACGACGAACCGCTTAGTACGCAGGGCTGCCAGCTAAAGGATGGGGCGGAACGTCACGGTCGTTCGTACCACACAACCCCTATACCCGTCGAATTCCTAGAAACGGCAATGTCAGCGCATACGCATCACGACGATTCGCACCCGCCGCCAGCGCAGCGAAAAGCCGTCCTCATCTGTCCGGAGTGTGGCCACGAGAGTCCGATCACCGGCGACTGGGAGACCGTGACGGCCGGCGACGAGCGATTGCTCGTCTGTACCGACTGTGGATCGGTCGTCGACCGACGATCCCGGCGTCGCTCTGAACTCGTCGAAGCAGCATGAGACGAAGGTAACGCGAACGCGATATTTTATCAGTCGACGCGGACGCGTCGAAACGGAACGTCTATCGGTCGGCGCTCGTCGATTCACGGGACCCCCACCCCTTATTCAGAGTGAAAGCGGGGATATGGAGGGGGCTGCCTCTCGTCGACGCCGGGGCCGACCCCGATCCTCGCCGATTCCGCTCTCGAGGAATAGTCCACAACGACCTTACCCGCAGGAAATGGCCCTCGTTGACTCTGCTTTCGGGGAATGGTCTTCGTTGACCCTGCTTTCGGGGAATGGCTCTCGTCAACCCCGCTTTCGGGGAACGACCCATCGCTTCAGCGGCCGAGAGACGGCTGTCTCACGAAAACACCGTGTCACGAAAACGAGGTGAGATCGACGTCACGGTTCCCCGTCGACGGACCGGTCTCGCGGAGCCGATCGTCCGTCGGGAGGTCCTCGAGCGAGGCGTCCCGACGGACCGCCTTGACGATGTGTTTCGGATCGGTGACGAGGCGATGCAAGAGGTAACTCCCCTGTGACCGACCGCCACCGGTCTTTTCGGACTCGATGACGCCCAAGAACGCCTGTTCCTTTAGCTGCCGATACAGCCCGTTTTCGGTGATCGGATCGGTGGCGACCAGTTCGCAGATGCCGACGTAGCGCTCGTACACCTCTCGAGTCTTGTACGTCTCTCGATCGCCGGTGATGATGCAACTCGCGAGCGCGTACAGGGCGAGCTTCGCGTGGACGGTCGCACCGCTGGTGAGTTCCTCGATGCGGTTGATTTCGGCGACCTCCTGGGCCTGCTGGATGTGGTCCTCCGAGACCGTCTCGCTGCCGGTTCGTCGAGCGAGTTCGCCGGCCTCCTTGAGGATCTCGATCGCCTTCCGCGCGTCGCCGTGTTTCTTGGCCGCGAGGGCGGCACAGAGCTCGATCGTCCCGTCCTCGAGGACGTCGGGCTGAAAGGCGTCCTCGCGGTTGCGCATGATCTCGCGAAGTTGCGAGGCGTCGTAGGGGTGGAAGAACAGCTCTCGATGGCCGAAACTGCTGTCGATGCGTTCGTCGAGCGTCTCCCGATACTGGACCTTGTTACTGATCCCGATGACGCCGATGTACGCGTCCGTTTTCTGTGCCTCGCGAGCGCGAGAGAGCTGCATCAAGATATTGCTGTTGTCCAGTTTATCGATCTCGTCCAAGATGACGACGACCGCATCGAAACAGGCCTCGAGAATGCCCCAGATGTGCTGGTAGTACTCCATGGTCCCGACCCCCCGGAGCGGAATATTCTGCTGGTAGTCGGTCTGCTCTTTCAGATTGAGCGCTAACTGACGCGTCGTCCGGGTTTCCGTGTTCGCTTCGGAACAGTCGACGTAGAGAACGCCACAGTCAATGTCGTTGCCTCGCGCGGCGTCCTGAGCCCGCGTCGCGACGTGTCGAGAGATCAGACTCTTCCCGGTTCCGGTCTTGCCGTAGATCATTACGTTGTTCGGCGGATCGCCTCGCGTGATCGCACCGACTTCGGCGGCGACGGACTGGATCTCGTCGTCGCGTCCGACGATGCGGTCCTCGTCGGGGACGTG includes these proteins:
- a CDS encoding MaoC family dehydratase; amino-acid sequence: MTGLYYEEFDVGETIEHERRRTISESDNQRFCDMTMNQQPLHLDAEFAADTEFGERLVNGLYTMSLAVGISIPETTDGTIVANLSYDDVEHPNPVFHGDTIRAQSTVTDKRETSDGERGIVTMHVEAFRVNDRSESDANEASSDESDNPDEPLVCEFDRTVLSLKREHAAADGDGA
- a CDS encoding phage terminase large subunit family protein gives rise to the protein MSAHTHHDDSHPPPAQRKAVLICPECGHESPITGDWETVTAGDERLLVCTDCGSVVDRRSRRRSELVEAA
- a CDS encoding Cdc6/Cdc18 family protein → MAEQTGGDPLFESHDPIFNRKELLHVGHVPDEDRIVGRDDEIQSVAAEVGAITRGDPPNNVMIYGKTGTGKSLISRHVATRAQDAARGNDIDCGVLYVDCSEANTETRTTRQLALNLKEQTDYQQNIPLRGVGTMEYYQHIWGILEACFDAVVVILDEIDKLDNSNILMQLSRAREAQKTDAYIGVIGISNKVQYRETLDERIDSSFGHRELFFHPYDASQLREIMRNREDAFQPDVLEDGTIELCAALAAKKHGDARKAIEILKEAGELARRTGSETVSEDHIQQAQEVAEINRIEELTSGATVHAKLALYALASCIITGDRETYKTREVYERYVGICELVATDPITENGLYRQLKEQAFLGVIESEKTGGGRSQGSYLLHRLVTDPKHIVKAVRRDASLEDLPTDDRLRETGPSTGNRDVDLTSFS
- a CDS encoding acyl-CoA carboxylase subunit beta, which gives rise to MRVRIAAGADDDEATAIAAALAEHVGETVEVYRGDESEPTAVHEIGAESDLPADGGSATGPDGGDDRDDGELGPTEREQRLRDEIADILEGGPEKYREQLPEQGKLFVRDRLELWFSGEDSELRFEDGKFAAFDDWHPSGADADEETDDRLPADGLITAAATFEGRDVHVMANDYTVKRGSMAAKGVEKFLRMQQRALKTGNPVFYLMDSSGGRIDQQTGFFANREGIGKYYYNHSMLSGRVPQICVLYGPSIAGAAYTPVFADFTIMVEGMSAMAIASPRMVRMVTGEDVDLQELGGPQVHMRESGSADLIAEDEEHARELVAQLVTYLPDNADEKPPQREPTAPAKSPEGIDAIVPQRPNKGYDMTDVIDRIVDDGSYFELRPDYGPEIVTAYARIGGRPIGIVANQPAHRAGAIFPDAAEKAAEFIWKSDAFNIPLLYLCDTPGFMAGSQVERDGILEQGKKMIYATSSATVPKQTVVVRKAYGAGIYAMGGPAYDPESVIGLPSGEIAIMGPEAAINAVYARKLSEVDDPEERERMERELREEYREDIDIHRMASEVVIDEIVPPSTLREELAARFDFYEDVEKSLPDKKHGTIL
- a CDS encoding PH domain-containing protein, whose amino-acid sequence is MTETSPSEPDAESEASADSTPQRDDSSASVPPWLPLEEGDRVRWQAGPRIQTVLPWAAVAVVGTVVLLAAVAVAVLPVLALAGIPAVVAPALWQYARVSRTAFVVTNGIAATRRGVLGRTVRIVSLERIQNTTVEQDPIGRYVGYGTVTIETAGGRTLRFRNIENPGEIRDRLEAERDRLTGSEILGGRDQWEAVLTEVREWRRVLEQSS
- a CDS encoding DUF5658 family protein gives rise to the protein MSSEGAFLRHRLPGDVTPVDLERLLWGVVLLALAADVVTTFVGLHVGLSESNPAARGAIESHGLAGMLALKAFAIGVGLVCRLLLEREYRPIVPAGLAVPWLAAAILNVYTISSVL
- a CDS encoding NAD-dependent succinate-semialdehyde dehydrogenase; this encodes MSIESTNPATGDVVDSFEETSDEERDEHIARATETFAEWSETPIETRQRLLAKAADVLRENEDDYAHLMTEEMGKPIGQAYDEVEKCAWVCDYYAETAAEHLQDEVVASDESARTVVAYQPLGPVLAIMPWNFPFWQVFRFAAPNLAAGNVGLLKHASNVPGCARAIEDVFEQAGFPEGAFTSLLISSSEIDEVIEDERISAVTITGSDGAGRSVAETAGSQLKKNVLELGGSDPFVVLEDAPMDETVETAVQARLINNGQSCIAAKRFIVVDDVYDEFVDRFVDEMEAQTVGDPMDEGTDIGPQAREDLMEELHEQVEETVDQGGEIELGGEPMDRDGAFYPPTVITDVPENAPADQEELFGPVATVFRVPDEEAAIEKANDTRFGLGASVWTEDLERGERVARQFESGLAFVNELVKSDPRLPFGGVKDSGYGRELSKHGIREFVNTKTIWVQQDAGDETEMVE
- a CDS encoding DUF7537 family lipoprotein; the encoded protein is MTSDRTVSRRRWLRGCGSLSVVGLAGCLSDSTDGSDSPEESDREPADIDFPPGLSDAGIDDAEMLFDAHSDVVTSTSFASEYTARTRWTDESTEQWRTVSSESFAVRAEPDAERVEKIADDGRAGRETDHRIYIDGDRGATSDDGRLTHRTAAGVLEMSLETIGHWVRNVDGDYDGPETIEAGSVHAVQVTEIDTQRPRGDSIDETGTILVGEDGRIHRFRIRKTVERADERAALEVEFEYDGFGATTVDEPEWVDDLEDTGHERVEIEPGTRIELSAQTVAWVGVAPAGIADLENPTLVLESGESYEIGWSEGNGMPHNIQLRDGNGDVVDDHETDVVTESAAGQWIEFTASEELAAYACEPHQSTMNGDIEVR
- a CDS encoding PH domain-containing protein, coding for MATDSAAGAAEGDLEWLSLDDDETVIWAGGPDRRTLIPAFVIGLPLSIVLIGLLIIASEYLRVTNTHYVVTNRALYAKTGVLSRDVKRIEHGKVQDISYSQSALGAHFGYGTVEVSTAGGSGVEMAFKSVPDPRGVQQRISDRLKRERGESGDDRTKDDVLEEILTELRAIRTAVDGGDGNSDGDSSGQSTTETGSTVRGSDDHHYEYDRDQSV